One Mangifera indica cultivar Alphonso chromosome 4, CATAS_Mindica_2.1, whole genome shotgun sequence genomic region harbors:
- the LOC123213801 gene encoding uncharacterized protein LOC123213801, which yields MELPHPLPKSRFSYPSPSPSNPSKTLITSPSIIPISKISRSLGKTITLYELNNDVKEAATMPTMSDILASSRAQNLDLLLQTFGPFFRITARSLETQNELGRAEGLIRVWLRGRVLHLDSIRLRRETLGMERSIFGIGLFVGAAAVRYGYDCGCGRAELLAINDSDLYHNKLVRFYKRIGFKVVHEVTGSTIGDWGHMLVWGGIGTRMEANVEELLMKWCRRFKSQN from the exons ATGGAACTTCCTCACCCTCTTCCAAAATCCAGATTCTCTTATCCAAGTCCAAGTCCGTCAAATCCTTCTAAAACCCTAATCACATCACCTTCAATCATTCCAATTTCCAAAATTTCCCGTTCTCTCGGAAAAACCATCACCCTATATGAACTAAACAATGATGTCAAGGAAGCTGCAACTATGCCGACCATGTCAGACATTTTGGCCTCTTCCAGGGCCCAGAATCTTGACCTTCTCCTCCAAACTTTTGGACCCTTTTTCAGAATCACAGCCAGGAGCTTGGAAACGCAGAATGAGCTCGGGAGGGCTGAGGGGCTCATAAGGGTCTGGTTGCGAGGCAGAGTTCTTCACTTGGACTCCATTAGACTAAGGAGAGAGACATTGGGCATGGAGAGATCAATCTTCGGTATTGGTTTGTTCGTTGGAGCTGCCGCGGTTAGATATGGGTATGATTGTGGTTGTGGAAGAGCTGAGTTACTTGCTATTAATGACTCGGATCTTTACCATAACAAG CTTGTTAGGTTCTACAAAAGGATCGGCTTTAAGGTTGTGCATGAAGTGACCGGCTCAACAATTGGAGACTGGGGTCACATGTTAGTCTGGGGAGGAATTGGGACCCGAATGGAAGCTAATGTTGAAGAGCTTCTGATGAAATGGTGCCGCAGGTTCAAATCTCAGAATTAA
- the LOC123213800 gene encoding uncharacterized protein LOC123213800 isoform X2 — protein MSRREGRDSESRRHRSRFDREPSPKKSRRDGKPAAERVPSNNNLDFEDHVDQDQTRRRRLQDVLPLEAQSAPDTEAATVCWTKEADKKSNALHEKNKDPTDHDERGNAGQVGRSFSRGAASDRELRRDSRSQRNERAADKKEAYDTRPRDEKSHGKVVDNSVWCHDEFFKLETDPPPPAHKRRAFREEKISLDSGNVDKAVEESAKVSRPDRPVLGSERREQRGRDFHHSDRVEKPPTGDRLANRGETQRVGYLSRLRDGSGGGRGDYRGRDRFEGRQGFRPNGTRGEKWKHDMFQDANRSPTPKDEEDQIAKVEALLAS, from the exons ATGTCACGACGCGAGGGTCGAGATTCTGAATCCAGACGACACCGTTCTAGATTTGACCGAGAACCCAG TCCTAAGAAGTCTAGGAGGGATGGAAAACCTGCTGCAGAGAGGGTACCCAGCAACAATAATTTGGATTTTGAAGACCACGTAGACCAGGATCAAACACGCCGACGCCGGCTGCAAGATGTATTACCACTTGAGGCTCAATCTGCACCTGATACTGAGGCTGCAACTGTGTGCTGGACCAAAGAAGCTGACAAGAAATCCAATGCACTTCATGAGAAAAACAAGGATCCAACTGAT CACGATGAGCGTGGTAATGCCGGGCAAGTTGGTCGAAGCTTTAGTCGTGGAGCTGCTTCTG ATCGAGAATTGCGGAGGGATTCAAGGAGTCAAAGAAATGAAAGAGCTGCTGATAAGAAAGAAGCATATGATACACGGCCAAGAGATGAGAAATCACATGGGAAGGTGGTTGACAACAGTGTTTGGTGCCATGATGAATTCTTCAAATTGGAGACTGATCCACCTCCACCTGCCCACAAAAGACGAGCATTTAGGGAAGAGAAAATCTCATTGGACTCTGGAAATGTGGATAAAGCAGTAGAAGAGTCAGCCAAGGTGAGTCGTCCTGACCGTCCTGTACTGGGAAGTGAAAGAAGGGAGCAGAGAGGCCGTGACTtccaccattcagatagagttgaGAAGCCACCTACAGGAGATAGGTTGGCAAACAGGGGCGAAACACAAAGGGTTGGCTATCTATCGAGACTAAGGGATGGCagtggtggtggtcgtggtgatTACAGGGGAAGAGATAGATTTGAAGGAAGGCAAGGGTTTCGCCCAAATGGTACTCGAGGTGAAAAGTGGAAGCATGACATGTTTCAGGATGCTAACAGGAGTCCCACCCCCAAGGATGAAGAAGATCAGATTGCAAAAGTGGAAGCACTCTTAGCTTCTTAG
- the LOC123212731 gene encoding dual-specificity RNA methyltransferase RlmN: MSYRSIFDGGILRTEFEKAGINTHFIHTIWKFVIENPNCEWDEIPSLPSVVYPLLRSKFKPLTSTLHSAIQSSDNVTTKLLVKLQNGSFVEAVIMRYDTRLGKYCGKPRPGGPRSTLCISSQVGCKMGCKFCATGTMGFKSNLSSGEIVEQLVHASHLSIIRNVVFMGMGEPLNNYNSLVEAVRIMTGLPFQLSPKRITVSTVGIVHAINKLHTDLPGLNLAVSLHAPVQDVRCQIMPAARAFPLEKLMNALHVYQKNSQQKIFIEYIMLDKVNDEEQHAHQLGKLLETFQVVVNLIPFNPIGTLSQFNTSSEEKVCSFQKILRGTYNIRTTVRKQMGQDIMGACGQLVVNQSDTRSVENTGRMTDIEDFGL, translated from the exons ATGAGTTACCGCTCAATCTTCGACGGCGGGATCCTCAGAACCGAATTCGAAAAGGCTGGAATCAACACTCACTTCATTCACACTATCTGGAA gtTTGTGATTGAAAACCCCAACTGCGAATGGGACGAAATCCCATCTTTACCATCGGTTGTTTACCCTCTGCTTCGCTCTAAATTCAAGCCTCTCACTTCCACTCTTCACTCTGCCATCCAATCCAGCGATAACGTCACCACCAAACTCCTCGTCAAGTTGCAG AATGGTAGTTTTGTGGAGGCTGTGATAATGAGATATGATACTCGTTTGGGAAAATATTGTGGGAAACCTCGCCCTGGTGGTCCTAGGTCCACCTTGTGCATTTCATCACAG GTTGGCTGTAAAATGGGTTGCAAATTTTGTGCCACAGGAACCATGGGGTTTAAAAGCAATCTTTCTTCTGGGGAGATTGTCGAGCAGTTGGTTCATGCCTCTCACTTGTCAATTATACGCAATGTGGTTTTCATG GGAATGGGGGAACCGTTGAATAATTATAACTCCTTAGTGGAAGCTGTTCGTATAATGACAGGATTACCATTTCAGCTGTCACCAAAGCGAATAACAGTGTCAACG GTTGGCATTGTTCATGCTATCAATAAGCTTCATACTGATCTACCAGGTTTGAACTTAGCTGTATCCCTTCATGCACCAGTTCAAGATGTCCGTTGCCAGATAATGCCTGCAGCTCGAGCTTTTCCTCTGGAAAAACTTATGAATGCACTTCATGTATATCAAAAGAATAG TcagcaaaaaatatttattgagtACATCATGCTGGATAAGGTGAATGATGAAGAGCAACATGCTCACCAGCTTGGCAAACTGCTAGAGACATTTCAAGTG GTTGTGAATTTGATACCCTTTAATCCAATTGGCACTTTAAGTCAATTCAATACCAGCAGCGAAGAGAAAGTGTGTAGCTTTCAGAAAATTCTCAGAGGTACCTATAACATCCGGACAACCGTTCGTAAGCAAATGGGCCAGGATATAATGGGAGCATGTGGTCAGCTAGTGGTGAATCAATCTGATACGAGGTCTGTTGAGAATACGGGTCGCATGACTGATATCGAAGATTTCGGTCTTTGA
- the LOC123213045 gene encoding DNA polymerase kappa, which produces MEKQESQNSSLDENPKPWQSYHTVYTNAKAGMDGVDKEKVQRVVYEMSKGSKYYENEERKEAFIRQKIEHMRARCAELTPHDISHHQKVADKRVAELEATRDLSRTWLHIDMDAFYAAVETLSNPSLKGKPMAVGGMSMISTANYEARRFGVRAAMPGFIARKLCPELIFVPTDFKKYTYYSDLTRKVFHSYDPNFMVTSLDEAYLDITEVCRERGISSAEIAEELRARVYKETGLTCSAGVAPNRLLAKVCSDINKPNGQFVLPNDRMAVMTFISSLPIRKIGGIGKVTEHILRDVFGINTCEEMLGKGSFICVLFSNSTADFFLSVGLGLGGTATPQIRFRKSISNERTFSATKDKAFLYQKLAEIADMLSADMEREGLHGRTLTLKLKTASFEVRSRAVTLQKYICSSEDILKHASVLLKAELPVSLRLIGLRVSQFNEEKFGAPTDPTQKTLNKFIMSGDASRKNVGDENSLGSDVSDQHFMQDEEISISLDIHETSHCEFTNPFDNKCVPNLDDDNHRFAYNVGEAENIIEPSSDEIEEENGVSRFLEANSSDSQQSEGRHHDRIEAANTLDKEALSSSNQESKNFWVDDYKCSICGIEMPPTFIEERQEHFDFHLAQRLQKEESGTKLRTQILQQRRFSKDPASHGKRKKLKLNKKEGRYLPIDMFFVKSNQNF; this is translated from the exons ATGGAGAAGCAGGAGAGCCAAAACTCATCATTAGATGAAAATCCAAAGCCATGGCAGTCTTATCACACTGTTTACACCAACGCCAAAGCAG GTATGGATGGAGTGGACAAGGAGAAAGTGCAAAGAGTTGTGTATGAGATGAGCAAGGGATCCAAGTATTATGAGAATGAGGAACGCAAGGAAGCCTTTATAAGGCAGAAGATAGAACACATGCGTGCTCGTTGTGCCGAGCTTACACCACATGATATTTCACACCATCAGAAG GTTGCAGATAAAAGAGTTGCAGAGCTAGAAGCTACACGTGACCTGTCTAGAACTTGGCTACATATAGATATGGATGCTTTCTATGCAGCTGTAGAGACATTGAGCAATCCCTCTTTAAAGGGCAAGCCAATGGCTGTTGGCGGAATGTCAATGATATCCACTGCTAACTATGAG GCCCGAAGGTTCGGGGTTCGTGCTGCAATGCCTGGCTTCATTGCACGTAAACTGTGTCCAGAGTTAATTTTTGTTCCCACAGATTTTAAGAAGTACACATATTACAGTGATTTAACCAGAAAAG TTTTCCACAGCTATGATCCTAACTTCATGGTGACTAGTTTGGATGAAGCATATCTTGACATAACAGAGGTTTGCCGAGAAAGGGGCATTAGCAGTGCAGAA ATTGCCGAAGAACTCAGAGCCAGAGTTTACAAAGAGACTGGTTTGACCTGCAGTGCAGGAGTAGCACCAAACCGCCTACTTGCTAAG GTTTGTTCAGATATCAACAAGCCAAATGGACAGTTTGTTTTGCCAAATGACCGGATGGCTGTGATGACATTTATATCATCCCTTCCTATACGAAAG ATTGGAGGCATTGGTAAAGTCACTGAGCATATTTTAAGAGATGTTTTTGGAATTAATACATGTGAGGAAATGCTGGGAAAGGGCAGTTTTATCTGTGTGCTTTTTTCAAATTCCACGGCAG atttttttctctctgtgGGACTGGGGCTTGGAGGTACAGCCACCCCTCAAATCAGGTTCAGAAAAAGTATCAGTAATGAGAGAACCTTCTCAGCCACAAAAGACAAGGCATTTCTATATCAGAAATTGG CTGAAATTGCAGACATGTTATCTGCTGACATGGAAAGAGAGGGTCTTCATGGGCGAACATTAACTCTTAAACTGAAAACTGCTTCTTTTGAG GTTCGGAGCAGAGCAGTCACTTTGCAAAAATATATTTGCTCTAGCGAGGACATATTAAAACATGCTTCAGTGCTACTGAAGGCTGAACTTCCTGTTTCATTAAGACTTATAG GCCTGCGAGTATCTCAGTTCAATGAAGAAAAGTTTGGTGCCCCGACAGATCCTACTCAAAAAACTCTCAACAAATTTATAATGTCAGGAGATGCTTCTAGGAAAAATGTTGGGGATGAAAATTCCTTGGGATCAGATGTCAGTGATCAGCATTTCATGCAAGATGAAGAAATTAGTATCTCCCTTGATATTCATGAGACAAGTCATTGTGAATTTACGAATCCATTTGATAACAAATGTGTACCAAATCTGGATGACGACAATCATAGATTCGCCTACAATGTTGGTGAAGCAGAGAATATTATTGAGCCTTCAAgtgatgaaattgaagaagag AATGGAGTTTCACGATTTTTAGAAGCCAATTCTTCTGATTCCCAGCAATCTGAAGGCAGGCACCATGACAGAATTGAGGCAGCTAATACCCTAGACAAAGAGGCTTTGTCTTCATCTAATCAGGAAAGTAAAAATTTCTGGGTGGATGACTACAAGTGTTCAATATGTGGAATAGAAATGCCACCAACTTTTATTGAGGAAAGGCAAGAGCACTTTGATTTTCACCTTGCTCAGAGGCTTCAGAAGGAGGAATCTGGCACCAAGTTGAGAACGCAGATACTGCAGCAAAG GCGTTTCAGTAAGGATCCTGCAAGCCATGGTAAACGTAAGAAGCTGAAATTGAATAAGAAAGAAGGCAGATATCTTCCCATCGACATGTTCTTTGTGAAGAGCAATCAGAACTTCTAG
- the LOC123213800 gene encoding uncharacterized protein LOC123213800 isoform X1, which translates to MSRREGRDSESRRHRSRFDREPSPKKSRRDGKPAAERVPSNNNLDFEDHVDQDQTRRRRLQDVLPLEAQSAPDTEAATVCWTKEADKKSNALHEKNKDPTDVPRSRTYFQHDERGNAGQVGRSFSRGAASDRELRRDSRSQRNERAADKKEAYDTRPRDEKSHGKVVDNSVWCHDEFFKLETDPPPPAHKRRAFREEKISLDSGNVDKAVEESAKVSRPDRPVLGSERREQRGRDFHHSDRVEKPPTGDRLANRGETQRVGYLSRLRDGSGGGRGDYRGRDRFEGRQGFRPNGTRGEKWKHDMFQDANRSPTPKDEEDQIAKVEALLAS; encoded by the exons ATGTCACGACGCGAGGGTCGAGATTCTGAATCCAGACGACACCGTTCTAGATTTGACCGAGAACCCAG TCCTAAGAAGTCTAGGAGGGATGGAAAACCTGCTGCAGAGAGGGTACCCAGCAACAATAATTTGGATTTTGAAGACCACGTAGACCAGGATCAAACACGCCGACGCCGGCTGCAAGATGTATTACCACTTGAGGCTCAATCTGCACCTGATACTGAGGCTGCAACTGTGTGCTGGACCAAAGAAGCTGACAAGAAATCCAATGCACTTCATGAGAAAAACAAGGATCCAACTGATGTACCTCGCTCTCGAACTTATTTTCAG CACGATGAGCGTGGTAATGCCGGGCAAGTTGGTCGAAGCTTTAGTCGTGGAGCTGCTTCTG ATCGAGAATTGCGGAGGGATTCAAGGAGTCAAAGAAATGAAAGAGCTGCTGATAAGAAAGAAGCATATGATACACGGCCAAGAGATGAGAAATCACATGGGAAGGTGGTTGACAACAGTGTTTGGTGCCATGATGAATTCTTCAAATTGGAGACTGATCCACCTCCACCTGCCCACAAAAGACGAGCATTTAGGGAAGAGAAAATCTCATTGGACTCTGGAAATGTGGATAAAGCAGTAGAAGAGTCAGCCAAGGTGAGTCGTCCTGACCGTCCTGTACTGGGAAGTGAAAGAAGGGAGCAGAGAGGCCGTGACTtccaccattcagatagagttgaGAAGCCACCTACAGGAGATAGGTTGGCAAACAGGGGCGAAACACAAAGGGTTGGCTATCTATCGAGACTAAGGGATGGCagtggtggtggtcgtggtgatTACAGGGGAAGAGATAGATTTGAAGGAAGGCAAGGGTTTCGCCCAAATGGTACTCGAGGTGAAAAGTGGAAGCATGACATGTTTCAGGATGCTAACAGGAGTCCCACCCCCAAGGATGAAGAAGATCAGATTGCAAAAGTGGAAGCACTCTTAGCTTCTTAG